The nucleotide sequence GGTGTCGAAGCGGGCTTGCCCAAAGCCCATCTTGACGAGGTTTTCCTTGCGCTGGCGTGAAAACAGCGCGTCGACGGCATCGTAGATATTCTTGTTGAAAATGCGGTCCAGCGGCTGGCGTTCGTCCGACATCTTTTCAAACACGGCGCTGGAATTGGGCGCGTTGGCATCGATGGAAATGAGGATGAAGGGCTTGCTGTTCAGGCGCGGCGGCACGACGGCCATGTCGTTGCCATACAGCTGCGTCAGGGCCACGTCCCACAGGGTTTCCACGCCCAGGTTATCCGCCGCACCGCCGTCGAACAGATGCACGTAGGACGGCGATTCGCGCGATTCGGAACCGAGTTCCGGCACGAAACTGTTTTTTGGCCGGAAACGCTCGAAGGTGACGGAATCGAACACGCCGGGAAAGGCGGCCGAGGTGGCTACAGCCGTGGCCAGGCGGATATCCTGGATCGGCGAATGCAGGGTGCCGTAAAAATACTCATAGGAAAACACCACGCGCTTGCCGCCATCGGTGGCGTCCGTCGCATTGGCCAGGAAGATGGGGCCGTCATGCGGCAAGTCCTGGTAGGTTTTCTTATCGTACAGCACATCGTCAAACACGTCGGACAGGAACGATGTGCGCGTCTTGTTCGTCAACAACATCGTCGTCAGGTTGGCGGGTTTCAGGATGGTCTGGCCGAAGAAATCCGTTTTCAGCTTGCTGCGCAGCAAGGGCCAGTCCGTCTGCTTGCCATGCAGCGCATAGTAGCCGCCCGCGATGGCGCCGCCCGAGACGCCGGAAATGGCCGAGGCGCCGCTGACGAGGCCGAATTCTTCCAGCTGCTCCAGCGAGGCGGCCGAGAAATTGGCCGCCCGGCTGCCGCCGCCGGACAGGGCGATGCCGATGAAGTGGTCGTTGGGCATGGGCTTCTGGATGCGCGCCTTGGGCGCGTCAATGCGCAGGCGCGGTGCTTCCTGCACGGTAAATGTGCGGTTTTCGACGCCGCTGTTGGGGCGCAGGGCGAGTACCGTGCAGCCGCTCAGCAGCGCAAGGAGGATAAAGGATGCGAACAAAGGTGGATGCATGCGTGGTCTGTGCGTAGTCATTGCTTGGGATACGGACGGAAACGTGTGCGATTCTAGCAAATAAGCATTACCTGCCCAGCTGAAACGCCAGAATGGCCGCGTTATAGCCCGCATGCACGAGCATGGGTGCCAGCAGCGATGCGCTGCGCTCGTACGCCAGTCCCGTGCAAAGTCCCAGCACGAACACGGGCAGCATCGACGCGGGAGGATGCACGATGGCAAACAGGGCGGCGGCGATGCCGATCGCTTGCCAGGCGGGCAGCGAGCGGCGCAGGCCGCCCTGAATCAGGCCGCGGAAGATGAATTCCTCGCACAGGGGCGCGGCCAGCACCGTCAAGCCCAGCAGCCACATGCCGTTCCACGGATTGCCGCCCAAGGGCGCTGCCGCCGGCGGCTGCAGTAGCAGTGCGTAGGCGATGCCGCAGAGGGCCGCCACGGCCGCGCCCGCCGCACCCCAGCGCCCGGGGTGCCGGCCTGCTCCGATGCGCGGCACGTCGGCCGTCTTGCTGCGCCAATACACGAGGCGCACCAGCGCGTACGTGAGCGCGCCGGCGCCGCCGAAAGCGATGGCTACTTGCGCCAGCGGTTCGGCCACTTTGCCTTTGAGCAGGAGCAAGGCCAGGGTCTGCAAGGTGAAAAACAGCATGGCGGCGATCAGGCCGTCCGACGCGGAAACTTTGGCTGGCGGCGAGGCGGCCGGGTCGAGCAGGTAAGGCACTTCATCGCGCGCCTTTTGCCACAGGGCCACAGCCAGTGCCGCCGTCAGCACGACGAAGGCCAACTGCTGCGCCAGGCTGCCGGCCGCCAGCGCGGCGACGTACAGGCCGGTGAGCAGCAAATACAGATACATATACGTGGGGCGCATCTTTGCCGTTGCCTCGGTGGCCAGCGGGTCGCTGGCAAACACACCCAGCGCCACGGCGATCACCGCGTACATGGGAATGCCGGCCAGGGCCAGCAGCATCAGGCCCGCCGTCTGCCAGGACCAGGCTGGCAGCCAGGCCAGCGCCGCGCCAAACAGCATCACCGGGTAGAGCAGGGCCAGCACGGCCCAGAGCTGCGCCTTTTGCCGCAGCGCCTGCTCGACGCTGACGGGAAAGGTGTACAGCAGCCACAGCGCGCCGCCTTCCTTGTTGAGGGTCTGGAAGGCCGACATCATCAGCACATAGGTCCCGAGGAAAAAGCCGGTGGAGGCCAGCAGGACGG is from Janthinobacterium sp. 61 and encodes:
- a CDS encoding patatin-like phospholipase family protein, which produces MHPPLFASFILLALLSGCTVLALRPNSGVENRTFTVQEAPRLRIDAPKARIQKPMPNDHFIGIALSGGGSRAANFSAASLEQLEEFGLVSGASAISGVSGGAIAGGYYALHGKQTDWPLLRSKLKTDFFGQTILKPANLTTMLLTNKTRTSFLSDVFDDVLYDKKTYQDLPHDGPIFLANATDATDGGKRVVFSYEYFYGTLHSPIQDIRLATAVATSAAFPGVFDSVTFERFRPKNSFVPELGSESRESPSYVHLFDGGAADNLGVETLWDVALTQLYGNDMAVVPPRLNSKPFILISIDANAPNSSAVFEKMSDERQPLDRIFNKNIYDAVDALFSRQRKENLVKMGFGQARFDTITHENFGDLSQKFVKGKRTSAFAIPVLCRPHLGQYRCEVDAADPLPGQIRTRLEGFAWHISIDQIASLALRLSSGDARVDGARKEERAALVKLQRLATQTKTHLKLTGPENCSPDVLQSALYSAARVLILDDEESRFALCDYMLAGRLINDDTVCKQRYVHAVPRFAIESEDLQYRNLSSDGNSVNVPIRCKK